The genomic window CGGCGGTCGGCCTTTCCGGCGGCCGATCGCGCCGCCGCTCGACGGGAGCCGCGGCGGAACCCTCCTCCTTCGGGCGGCGATCGCGGGAGGGGCCTCGCCCCTTCCCCGACACACGCCCGCGAATGTAGGTTCCAGGGGAAGTTTAACCCCGGGCCCGGCCCTTGGCCAGGGGATGCGCGCGTGGAATTCGATAGGCGGGAGGCGGCCGGAGGCCATCGCGGCACGGCCGGCCGCCCCCGCACCCGGGCCGCCCGGGCCATGAGGCGGCGGGCGAAGGGGACCGCACCATGCTCATCGGACTCTTCTCGGACACCCACGACCAGGTCGAACGCGCCCGCGCCGCCGTCCGCCAATTCCGCGACGCGGGCGCCCGGGCCATCATCCACTGCGGCGACCTGACCACGCCCGCGGTCGTGGAGGCCTGCGAGGGCATCCCGGGCTATTTCGTCTTCGGGAATTGCGACTACGACCGGGCCGCCCTGGCCGCGGCCATCGGCCGCATCGGCGGGACCTGCCTGGGCGACGGCGGGCTCGTCACCCTGGCCGACCGTCGGATCGCCGTGACCCACGGGCACCTCGACGCCGAGGTCCGCCGGCTGACGGCCGAGCGGCCCGATTACCTCTTCTACGGCCATACCCACCGCCGCGAGGACGCCATGAGGGGGCCCACGCGCTGGATCAACCCGGGGGCCCTTCACCGGGCTAACCCGTGGACGATGGCGACCCTGGACCTCGCTTCGAGCCGGCTGGAAATGTTGACAATCTGCAACTGAAGCATGCTTGGCTGATAAATATCTTCGGTTTCTCTTCCGGCATTCGGATCGGGGAGTTAGCATGGCGGGCCACCTCGAAGAAGGACGGATGGAGTCCGGACCCCGGCGCGTTCAACGACCCACGAAGGAGCAGCCAACATGCGACTCTGCCTCGCGGAAGACATCGCGGCGGCGCAGC from Aquisphaera giovannonii includes these protein-coding regions:
- a CDS encoding metallophosphoesterase family protein → MLIGLFSDTHDQVERARAAVRQFRDAGARAIIHCGDLTTPAVVEACEGIPGYFVFGNCDYDRAALAAAIGRIGGTCLGDGGLVTLADRRIAVTHGHLDAEVRRLTAERPDYLFYGHTHRREDAMRGPTRWINPGALHRANPWTMATLDLASSRLEMLTICN